One Kineococcus radiotolerans SRS30216 = ATCC BAA-149 DNA window includes the following coding sequences:
- a CDS encoding resuscitation-promoting factor, whose product MPFRLLTAAGKTSRTVRIAAGGTCLAAVLGGTAAFTALDKDVVIDADGHRTQASAFGGTVADVLEDQGITVGEHDLVAPAADTELSDGQTIVVRYGRQLTLTVDGETKTHWTTAQTVDAALSDLDVRADGAKLSASRAEPLGRQGLALDVTTPKDVTVVADGQTRPLTSTATDVAGLLAEAGVPVREGDEVSVPVTDRVTPGLGVTVVRVDRAPSTETVALPHGSRTEETDTLFAGERKVVTAGVDGSKTVTYADVFRDGVRSQHDVTGEVVDVAPVEEVVQVGTKPKPVPVAAPKAAASSGGAPATSDGLNWGALAACESGGNPSIVSSSGKYHGLYQFSVSTWRAVGGSGLPSQASPAEQTHRAQLLYQRAGAGQWPVCGKKL is encoded by the coding sequence GTGCCGTTCCGCCTCCTGACCGCCGCCGGCAAGACGTCCCGCACCGTCCGCATCGCCGCGGGAGGCACCTGCCTCGCCGCCGTGCTCGGCGGGACCGCCGCCTTCACCGCCCTCGACAAGGACGTGGTGATCGACGCCGACGGTCACCGCACCCAGGCCAGCGCCTTCGGCGGCACCGTGGCCGACGTGCTCGAGGACCAGGGCATCACCGTCGGCGAGCACGACCTCGTCGCCCCCGCCGCCGACACGGAGCTCTCCGACGGGCAGACCATCGTCGTCCGCTACGGGCGGCAGCTGACCCTCACCGTCGACGGCGAGACGAAGACCCACTGGACCACCGCGCAGACCGTCGACGCGGCCCTGTCCGACCTCGACGTGCGCGCCGACGGCGCCAAGCTGTCCGCCTCCCGCGCCGAGCCCCTCGGCCGTCAGGGCCTCGCCCTCGACGTCACCACCCCCAAGGACGTCACCGTCGTCGCCGACGGCCAGACCCGCCCCCTCACCAGCACCGCCACCGACGTCGCCGGCCTGCTCGCCGAGGCCGGCGTTCCCGTCCGCGAGGGCGACGAGGTCTCCGTGCCCGTCACCGACCGCGTCACCCCCGGCCTCGGCGTCACCGTCGTGCGCGTCGACCGCGCCCCCAGCACCGAGACCGTCGCCCTCCCGCACGGCAGCCGCACCGAGGAGACGGACACCCTCTTCGCGGGCGAGCGCAAGGTGGTCACCGCGGGCGTGGACGGGTCCAAGACCGTCACCTACGCCGACGTCTTCCGCGACGGCGTCCGCAGCCAGCACGACGTGACCGGGGAGGTCGTGGACGTGGCCCCGGTCGAGGAGGTCGTCCAGGTCGGCACCAAGCCCAAGCCCGTCCCCGTCGCCGCCCCGAAGGCCGCCGCGTCCTCCGGCGGCGCGCCCGCCACCTCCGACGGGCTGAACTGGGGCGCGCTGGCCGCCTGCGAGTCCGGCGGCAACCCCTCCATCGTCTCCAGCAGCGGCAAGTACCACGGCCTCTACCAGTTCAGCGTCTCGACCTGGCGGGCCGTCGGCGGCAGCGGCCTGCCCAGCCAGGCCTCCCCCGCCGAGCAGACCCACCGCGCCCAGCTGCTGTACCAGCGCGCCGGTGCCGGACAATGGCCCGTGTGCGGCAAGAAGCTCTGA
- a CDS encoding TatD family hydrolase produces the protein MSRGERPPAPEPLAVAVVDNHTHLDSETPEDVEALLAAAAAAGVPRSVQIGCDLPAARWTVAALDRFPQLLGGVALHPNEVPDLVAAGEYEAALAEIRALAAHPRVRVVGETGLDHFRTPPEQWALQEDAFRDHVRLAKELGLALQIHDRDAHEDVLRVLAEEGAPERTVFHCFSGDAAMARVCGDAGYYLSFAGTVTFKNADPLREALRAAPRDRVMVETDAPYLTPVPHRGRPNAGYLVPLTVRAMARTLGADLDELCATLTATTESVYGPW, from the coding sequence GTGAGCCGGGGCGAACGCCCGCCCGCACCGGAGCCGCTGGCCGTCGCGGTCGTCGACAACCACACCCACCTGGACTCCGAGACCCCCGAGGACGTGGAGGCGCTGCTGGCGGCCGCCGCGGCGGCCGGGGTCCCGCGCAGCGTCCAGATCGGCTGCGACCTGCCCGCCGCGCGGTGGACGGTCGCCGCCCTCGACCGCTTCCCCCAGCTGCTGGGCGGGGTCGCGCTGCACCCCAACGAGGTCCCCGACCTCGTCGCGGCGGGGGAGTACGAGGCCGCGCTCGCCGAGATCCGGGCGCTGGCCGCGCACCCGCGGGTGCGGGTGGTGGGGGAGACCGGGCTGGACCACTTCCGGACCCCGCCGGAGCAGTGGGCCCTGCAAGAGGACGCCTTCCGCGACCACGTCCGCCTCGCCAAGGAGCTGGGCCTGGCGCTGCAGATCCACGACCGCGACGCCCACGAGGACGTCCTGCGGGTCCTGGCCGAGGAGGGCGCCCCGGAGCGGACGGTGTTCCACTGCTTCTCCGGCGACGCGGCGATGGCCCGGGTCTGCGGGGACGCCGGGTACTACCTCTCCTTCGCCGGGACGGTCACCTTCAAGAACGCCGACCCGCTGCGGGAGGCGCTGCGCGCCGCCCCCCGGGACCGGGTCATGGTCGAGACCGACGCCCCGTACCTGACCCCCGTCCCGCACCGGGGCCGGCCCAACGCCGGCTACCTCGTCCCGCTCACGGTCCGGGCGATGGCGCGGACGCTGGGAGCGGACCTCGACGAGCTCTGCGCCACCCTGACCGCGACGACGGAGAGCGTCTACGGGCCCTGGTGA
- the rsmA gene encoding 16S rRNA (adenine(1518)-N(6)/adenine(1519)-N(6))-dimethyltransferase RsmA encodes MARVRQEALSSLLSARDVRDLADRLSIRPTKTLGQNFVVDANTVRRIVRVADLTPEDVVVEVGPGLGSLTLALLEAVDRVVAVEIDPVLAAELPATVAARGRPGTSFEVVLADAVQLAELPGPPPTALVANLPYNVAVPVLLTMLARFPSLRQGLVMVQSEVADRLVAPPGSRTYGVPSVKTAWYASAKRAGSVPPPVFWPVPRVDSGLVSFTRRPAPETTAGREEVFALVDAAFAQRRKTLRAALAGWAGSPAAAEEALRAAGVDPSVRGEQLGVADFARIAAHRPGGARAAGEPAGTP; translated from the coding sequence ATGGCCCGTGTGCGGCAAGAAGCTCTGAGCTCCCTCCTGTCGGCCAGGGACGTCCGTGACCTGGCCGACAGGCTCTCCATCCGTCCGACGAAGACCCTCGGCCAGAACTTCGTCGTCGACGCCAACACCGTCCGGCGCATCGTCCGGGTCGCCGACCTGACCCCCGAGGACGTCGTGGTGGAGGTCGGGCCCGGGCTGGGCTCGCTCACCCTCGCCCTCCTGGAGGCCGTCGACCGGGTCGTCGCCGTGGAGATCGACCCGGTGCTGGCCGCGGAGCTGCCCGCCACCGTCGCCGCCCGCGGCCGGCCCGGGACCTCCTTCGAGGTCGTCCTCGCCGACGCCGTGCAGCTCGCCGAGCTGCCCGGCCCCCCGCCCACGGCCCTGGTCGCGAACCTGCCCTACAACGTCGCCGTCCCCGTGCTGCTGACGATGCTGGCCCGCTTCCCCAGCCTGCGCCAGGGCCTGGTCATGGTGCAGTCCGAGGTCGCCGACCGCCTCGTCGCGCCCCCCGGCAGCCGCACCTACGGCGTCCCCAGCGTCAAGACCGCCTGGTACGCCTCCGCCAAGCGCGCCGGGTCGGTGCCCCCGCCGGTCTTCTGGCCCGTGCCCCGCGTGGACTCCGGGCTGGTCTCCTTCACCCGCCGCCCCGCCCCGGAGACCACCGCCGGCCGCGAGGAGGTCTTCGCCCTCGTCGACGCCGCCTTCGCCCAGCGCCGCAAGACGCTGCGGGCGGCGCTGGCCGGCTGGGCCGGGTCGCCGGCCGCCGCAGAGGAGGCGCTGCGCGCCGCCGGGGTCGACCCCTCGGTGCGCGGGGAGCAGCTGGGCGTGGCGGACTTCGCCCGCATCGCCGCGCACCGGCCGGGGGGCGCGCGAGCGGCGGGGGAGCCCGCCGGGACGCCGTAG
- a CDS encoding VOC family protein yields the protein MDSRLVNLVVDAADPAGLARWWREALGWRAGYADDHESDVVPPEGEPGLDLVFVPVCDPKLVPNRIHLDLDSSSPAEQRETVAFLLDLGATRADVGQGEVPWVVLADPEGNEFCVLDPRPEYEGTGAIAAVVHQARDPWAMAGFWGPVSGWRTARSGAGVVALRDGSTGPFLEFVASSTPHTVKNRWHPDVRATRSGRGRERVITEALAAGARPADVGQGAGVPWTVLADPEGNEFCVLSGAVD from the coding sequence GTGGACAGCCGCCTGGTGAACCTCGTCGTCGACGCCGCCGACCCGGCGGGCCTGGCCCGCTGGTGGCGCGAGGCCCTGGGGTGGCGGGCGGGGTACGCCGACGACCACGAGAGCGACGTCGTGCCGCCCGAGGGCGAGCCCGGTCTCGACCTCGTGTTCGTCCCGGTGTGCGACCCCAAGCTCGTGCCGAACCGGATCCACCTGGACCTGGACTCCTCCTCCCCCGCCGAGCAGCGCGAGACCGTGGCGTTCCTGCTCGACCTCGGCGCCACCCGCGCCGACGTGGGGCAGGGCGAGGTGCCCTGGGTGGTCCTGGCCGACCCGGAGGGCAACGAGTTCTGCGTCCTGGACCCGCGCCCGGAGTACGAGGGGACGGGCGCGATCGCGGCCGTCGTCCACCAGGCGCGGGACCCGTGGGCCATGGCCGGCTTCTGGGGCCCCGTGTCCGGCTGGCGGACGGCGCGCTCGGGCGCGGGGGTGGTGGCGCTGCGGGACGGGTCCACGGGGCCGTTCCTGGAGTTCGTCGCGTCCTCCACCCCGCACACGGTGAAGAACCGCTGGCACCCGGACGTGCGCGCGACCCGTTCCGGCCGCGGCCGCGAGCGGGTGATCACCGAGGCGCTGGCGGCCGGGGCGCGCCCGGCCGACGTGGGTCAGGGCGCCGGGGTGCCCTGGACGGTCCTGGCCGACCCGGAGGGCAACGAGTTCTGCGTGCTCTCCGGGGCCGTCGACTAG
- a CDS encoding quinone oxidoreductase family protein → MRAVRIDRTGGPEVLTVTDLPAPEPGPGQVLVDVEAAGVNFIDTYRRGGVYPLDLPAVLGSEGAGRVARPGPGVEGFAAGQLVAWKEAPGSYAEQVLVPAAELVPVPEAVGATTAAAVLLQGLTAHYLATDTFPAAAGTWALVHAGAGGVGLLLTQVLKLRGANVLTTVSTPAKAELSRAAGADDVVVGYAGATPRARELTGGLGVDVVYDGVGRDTFDAGLDALRPRGLMVVFGGSSGQVPPFDVQRLNAKGSLFLTRPTLRSYTRDRAELLARTEEVFGWITAGRLDVRVGGTYPLTAARRAHEDLEGRRTTGKLLLVP, encoded by the coding sequence GTGCGCGCCGTGCGGATCGACCGGACCGGAGGACCCGAGGTCCTCACCGTCACCGACCTCCCCGCGCCGGAGCCCGGGCCGGGGCAGGTCCTCGTCGACGTGGAGGCCGCCGGCGTCAACTTCATCGACACCTACCGCCGCGGCGGGGTCTACCCGCTGGACCTCCCGGCCGTCCTGGGCAGCGAGGGCGCGGGCCGGGTAGCCCGCCCCGGGCCGGGCGTCGAGGGGTTCGCGGCGGGGCAGCTCGTCGCCTGGAAGGAGGCGCCGGGCAGCTACGCCGAGCAGGTCCTGGTGCCCGCCGCCGAGCTCGTGCCCGTCCCCGAGGCGGTGGGGGCCACCACGGCGGCCGCGGTGCTGCTGCAGGGCCTGACCGCGCACTACCTGGCCACCGACACCTTCCCCGCCGCCGCGGGCACCTGGGCGCTGGTCCACGCCGGGGCCGGCGGGGTGGGGCTGCTGCTGACCCAGGTGCTCAAGCTGCGCGGGGCGAACGTCCTCACCACCGTCTCCACCCCGGCGAAGGCGGAGCTGTCGCGCGCCGCCGGCGCCGACGACGTCGTCGTGGGCTACGCGGGGGCGACCCCCCGGGCCCGGGAGCTCACCGGCGGTCTCGGGGTGGACGTCGTCTACGACGGCGTCGGGAGGGACACCTTCGACGCCGGCCTGGACGCCCTGCGCCCGCGCGGGCTGATGGTCGTCTTCGGCGGGTCCAGCGGGCAGGTGCCGCCCTTCGACGTCCAGCGGCTGAACGCGAAGGGGTCGCTGTTCCTCACCCGGCCCACGCTCAGGTCCTACACCCGCGACCGCGCCGAGCTGCTCGCCCGCACCGAGGAGGTGTTCGGCTGGATCACCGCCGGGCGCCTGGACGTGCGGGTCGGGGGCACCTACCCGCTGACCGCGGCGCGCCGGGCCCACGAGGACCTCGAGGGCCGCCGCACCACCGGCAAGCTGCTGCTGGTGCCCTAG
- a CDS encoding 4-(cytidine 5'-diphospho)-2-C-methyl-D-erythritol kinase, producing the protein MPGSPDPAPPELASVTARAPAKVNLLLQVGPRRDDGYHDLVTVFQAVSLHEEVTVTPADEFGITVEGVGGTDVGGVPLDGTNLALRAARLLAERAGVDRAVHVHVRKEVPVAGGMAGGSADAAAALVACDSLWRLRLGLDALAELGAELGSDVPFGLHGRTAVGTGRGEHLVPVLTGASSAWVFVLAEGGLSTPAVFAECDRRREATGHDAPPGRLEAVEAALRGGDVDALGAALSNDLQDAACALDPALAGTVAAGRRAGAVAGIVSGSGPTVALLARSPAAARRLALDLEPLFGAERLRTATGPAPGARVLEAVSTPSPGGRS; encoded by the coding sequence GTGCCCGGCAGTCCCGACCCCGCGCCCCCCGAGCTCGCCTCGGTCACCGCGCGCGCCCCCGCGAAGGTCAACCTGCTGCTGCAGGTGGGCCCCCGACGCGACGACGGCTACCACGACCTCGTCACCGTCTTCCAGGCCGTCTCGCTGCACGAGGAGGTGACCGTCACCCCCGCCGACGAGTTCGGGATCACCGTCGAGGGGGTCGGGGGCACCGACGTCGGCGGCGTCCCGCTGGACGGGACGAACCTGGCCCTGCGCGCCGCCCGGCTGCTCGCCGAGCGCGCCGGGGTGGACCGGGCCGTGCACGTGCACGTGCGCAAGGAGGTCCCCGTGGCCGGCGGGATGGCCGGCGGCTCCGCCGACGCCGCCGCCGCCCTCGTGGCCTGCGACTCCCTGTGGCGCCTGCGCCTGGGCCTGGACGCCCTCGCCGAGCTGGGCGCCGAGCTGGGCTCCGACGTCCCCTTCGGCCTGCACGGGCGCACCGCGGTCGGCACCGGGCGCGGCGAGCACCTCGTCCCGGTGCTGACCGGCGCCTCCTCCGCGTGGGTGTTCGTCCTCGCCGAGGGCGGCCTCTCCACCCCGGCCGTCTTCGCCGAGTGCGACCGCCGGCGCGAGGCCACCGGCCACGACGCGCCGCCGGGACGCCTGGAGGCCGTCGAGGCGGCCCTGCGCGGCGGGGACGTCGACGCCCTCGGCGCGGCGTTGTCCAACGACCTGCAGGACGCCGCCTGCGCGCTGGACCCCGCCCTGGCCGGCACCGTCGCGGCCGGGCGCCGCGCCGGGGCCGTGGCCGGGATCGTCTCCGGCTCCGGGCCCACCGTCGCCCTGCTCGCCCGCTCGCCCGCCGCGGCCCGCCGCCTCGCCCTCGACCTCGAACCCCTGTTCGGGGCCGAGCGGCTGCGCACCGCCACCGGACCGGCCCCCGGTGCCCGGGTCCTCGAAGCCGTCTCCACCCCGTCTCCCGGAGGGAGGTCCTGA
- the metG gene encoding methionine--tRNA ligase, translating to MTHVLSAVAWPYANGPRHIGHVAGFGVPSDVFSRYMRMAGHDVLMVSGTDEHGTPILVQAEQEGLTPQQLADRYNRVIAEDLHGLGLSYDLFTRTTTANHYAVVQEMFRTVHRNGYMVARKGMGAISPSTGRTLPDRYVEGTCPICGYDGARGDQCDNCGNQLDAIELKNPRSRINGETPVFVETEHFYLDLPALAEALGSWLQTRADTGRWRPNVLKFSQNLLADMKPRAMTRDIDWGIPVPLEGWEDNPAKRLYVWFDAVIGYLSASVEWARRSGDDDAWKAWWTDPAAESYYFMGKDNITFHSQIWPAELLAYDGRGSAGGQPGPFGNLNLPTEVVASEFLTMEGKQFSSSRGVVIYVRDVLARYQPDALRYFISAAGPENNDSDFTWQEFATRTNSELVAGWGNLVNRTASLIAKNVGEIPAAGELTDADRDLLATTSGGFSTVGGFIEAHRQRAGIGEAMRVVGEVNKYLTEQEPWKIKNSDPERMKSVLHVTAQAVSDCRTLLSPFLPHSAQKVHQAFGGVGTVSPLPELREVTDLDDGRPYPVLTGDYRRGETLPEWASHPVVPGTPVAAPTPVFTKLDVAAVVEEELGRLQR from the coding sequence ATGACCCACGTCCTCTCCGCGGTGGCCTGGCCCTACGCCAACGGGCCCCGGCACATCGGCCACGTCGCCGGCTTCGGCGTCCCCTCCGACGTGTTCAGCCGGTACATGCGGATGGCGGGTCACGACGTCCTCATGGTGTCGGGCACCGACGAGCACGGCACGCCGATCCTCGTCCAGGCCGAGCAGGAGGGCCTGACCCCGCAGCAGCTCGCCGACCGCTACAACCGCGTCATCGCCGAGGACCTGCACGGGCTGGGGCTGTCCTACGACCTCTTCACCCGCACCACGACGGCCAACCACTACGCGGTGGTGCAGGAGATGTTCCGCACCGTCCACCGCAACGGGTACATGGTCGCGCGGAAGGGCATGGGCGCGATCTCGCCGTCGACGGGCCGCACCCTGCCCGACCGCTACGTCGAGGGCACCTGCCCGATCTGCGGCTACGACGGCGCGCGCGGGGACCAGTGCGACAACTGCGGCAACCAGCTCGACGCCATCGAGCTGAAGAACCCCAGGAGCCGCATCAACGGCGAGACGCCCGTGTTCGTCGAGACCGAGCACTTCTACCTCGACCTGCCCGCCCTGGCCGAGGCCCTCGGGTCGTGGTTGCAGACCCGCGCCGACACCGGCCGCTGGCGCCCCAACGTCCTGAAGTTCTCCCAGAACCTGCTCGCGGACATGAAGCCGCGGGCCATGACCCGCGACATCGACTGGGGCATCCCGGTCCCGCTGGAGGGCTGGGAGGACAACCCCGCCAAGCGGCTCTACGTGTGGTTCGACGCCGTCATCGGCTACCTGTCCGCCTCGGTGGAGTGGGCCCGGCGCTCCGGCGACGACGACGCGTGGAAGGCGTGGTGGACCGACCCGGCCGCGGAGTCGTACTACTTCATGGGCAAGGACAACATCACCTTCCACTCCCAGATCTGGCCGGCCGAGCTGCTCGCCTACGACGGGCGCGGCAGCGCGGGCGGGCAGCCGGGTCCCTTCGGGAACCTCAACCTGCCCACCGAGGTCGTCGCCAGCGAGTTCCTCACCATGGAGGGCAAGCAGTTCTCCTCCAGCCGCGGCGTCGTCATCTACGTGCGCGACGTCCTGGCCCGCTACCAGCCGGACGCGTTGCGCTACTTCATCTCCGCCGCCGGCCCGGAGAACAACGACAGCGACTTCACCTGGCAGGAGTTCGCCACCCGGACGAACTCCGAGCTCGTCGCGGGCTGGGGCAACCTGGTGAACCGGACCGCGTCGCTCATCGCGAAGAACGTCGGCGAGATCCCGGCCGCGGGGGAGCTCACCGACGCCGACCGCGACCTGCTGGCCACGACGTCGGGCGGGTTCTCCACCGTCGGCGGGTTCATCGAGGCCCACCGGCAGCGGGCGGGGATCGGCGAGGCCATGCGCGTCGTCGGCGAGGTGAACAAGTACCTCACCGAGCAGGAGCCCTGGAAGATCAAGAACTCCGACCCCGAGCGGATGAAGTCGGTCCTGCACGTCACTGCCCAGGCCGTCTCCGACTGCCGCACCCTGCTCTCGCCGTTCCTGCCGCACTCGGCGCAGAAGGTCCACCAGGCCTTCGGGGGCGTGGGCACGGTGTCGCCGCTGCCGGAGCTGCGCGAGGTGACCGACCTCGACGACGGGCGGCCCTACCCGGTCCTCACGGGCGACTACCGCCGGGGCGAGACGCTGCCGGAGTGGGCCTCGCACCCGGTCGTGCCGGGGACGCCCGTCGCCGCGCCGACGCCGGTCTTCACCAAGCTCGACGTCGCGGCCGTCGTCGAGGAGGAGCTGGGGCGGTTGCAGCGGTGA
- a CDS encoding DUF3072 domain-containing protein, giving the protein MSENTQNPDPTTSAEKDPEDWVTGDEPMTGPQRSYLQTLAREAGRDLPEDLDKARASELIDELQQETGRGNS; this is encoded by the coding sequence GTGAGCGAGAACACGCAGAACCCCGACCCGACCACCAGCGCCGAGAAGGACCCCGAGGACTGGGTCACCGGCGACGAGCCCATGACCGGCCCGCAGCGCAGCTACCTGCAGACCCTGGCCCGCGAGGCCGGCCGCGACCTGCCCGAGGACCTCGACAAGGCCCGCGCCTCGGAGCTGATCGACGAGCTGCAGCAGGAGACCGGCCGCGGCAACTCCTGA